A single Muntiacus reevesi chromosome 9, mMunRee1.1, whole genome shotgun sequence DNA region contains:
- the LOC136175240 gene encoding olfactory receptor 8J3-like: MANGNFTRVTEFILTGVSERPDLQIPLFFVFLVIYGLTVTGNLSIITLTSVDSRLQTPMYFFLRHLAVVNLDNSTVIAPKMLINFLVKKHTTSYYECAIQLGMFLVFIVAEIFILAVMAYDRYVAICNPLLYMVVVSRRICFLLVSLTYLYSFSTAVVASFSVFSMTYCSSNIINHFYCDIVPLIALSCSDTFFPEAVVFVSASTNLVFSIITVVASYFNIVLSILRIRSSEGRKRAFSTCASHMMAVSVFYGTLLFMYLQPQTYHSMGADKMASVFYTLVIPMLNPMIYSLRNKDVKAALKRFLTNSCCSFKLM, encoded by the coding sequence ATGGCTAATGGAAATTTCACCCGAGTCACTGAGTTTATTCTCACAGGAGTCTCAGAGCGTCCAGACCTCCAGATCCCACTCTTCTTTGTCTTCCTGGTCATCTATGGGCTGACCGTGACAGGCAACCTAAGCATCATCACCCTCACCAGTGTGGACTCCCGACTTCAgacccccatgtatttcttcctcaggCACTTGGCCGTCGTCAATCTTGACAATTCAACTGTCATTGCTCCTAAAATGCTGATCAACTTCTTAGTAAAGAAACACACCACCTCCTACTATGAGTGTGCCATCCAACTAGGCATGTTCCTGGTTTTCATCGTAgctgaaattttcattttggctgtgatggcctatgaccgctatgtggccatctgtaacccCCTGCTCTACATGGTGGTGGTGTCTCGGAGGATCTGCTTTCTGCTGGTTTCCCTCACATACCTCTATAGCTTTTCCACAGCTGTTGTGGCTTCATTTTCTGTATTCTCTATGACTTATTGCTCTTCCAACATAATCAATCATTTTTACTGTGATATCGTCCCTCTGATAGCATTGTCTTGCTCTGATACTTTCTTTCCAGAAGCAGTAGTATTTGTATCTGCATCTACAAATTTGGTGTTTTCCATAATTACCGTTGTAGCATCTTATTTCAACATTGTTCTGTCCATTCTAAGGATACGTtcatcagaaggaagaaaaagagcctTCTCTACATGTGCTTCACATATGATGGCAGTGTCAGTCTTCTATGGAACTCTGCTTTTTATGTATTTGCAGCCTCAGACTTACCATTCTATGGGTGCTGATAAAATGGCCTCAGTGTTCTATACACTGGTGATTCCCATGCTGAACCCCAtgatctacagcctgaggaacaaggACGTGAAGGCTGCCTTAAAGAGATTTCTGACAAATTCATGCTGTTCTTTTAAGCTGATGTAA
- the LOC136175561 gene encoding olfactory receptor 8J3-like, with the protein MAHGNFTRVTEFILTGVSERPDLQIPLFFVFLVIYGLTVTGNLSIITLTSVDSRLQTPMYFFLRHLAIVNLGNSTVIAPKMLINFLVKKHTTSYYECAIQLGGFLVFIVAEVLVLAVMAYDRYVAICNPLLYMAVVSRRICFLLVSLTYLYGFSTSIVTSFSVFSMAYCSLNVINHFYCDIVPLLALSCSDTSFPETVVFISASTNLMFSITVVVASYFNIILSILRIRSSEGRKRAFSTCASHMTAVSVFYGTLLFMYLQPRNNHSLETDKMASVFYTLVIPMLNPMIYSLRNKDVKAALKRFLTNSCC; encoded by the coding sequence ATGGCTCATGGAAATTTCACCAGAGTCACTGAGTTTATTCTCACAGGAGTTTCAGAACGTCCAGACCTCCAGATCCCACTCTTCTTTGTCTTCCTGGTCATCTATGGGCTGACCGTGACAGGCAACCTAAGCATCATCACCCTCACCAGTGTGGACTCTCGACTTCAgacccccatgtatttcttcctcaggCACTTGGCCATCGTCAATCTTGGCAACTCAACTGTCATTGCTCCTAAAATGCTGATCAACTTCTTAGTAAAGAAGCACACCACCTCCTACTATGAGTGTGCCATTCAGCTAGGGGGGTTCTTGGTTTTCATCGTCGCTGAGGTGCTCGTGTtggctgtgatggcctatgaccgctatgtggccatctgtaacccCCTGCTCTACATGGCGGTGGTGTCTCGGAGGATCTGCTTTCTGCTGGTCTCCCTCACATACCTCTATGGCTTTTCCACATCGATTGTGACTTCCTTTTCTGTATTCTCAATGGCTTATTGCTCTCTCAATGTAATCAATCATTTTTACTGTGATATTGTCCCTCTCTTAGCCCTGTCCTGCTCTGATACATCCTTCCCAGAAACAGTAGTATTCATATCTGCATCTACAAACTTGATGTTTTCCATAACTGTAGTTGTAGCATCTTATTTCAACATCATTTTGTCCATTCTAAGGATACGTTcatcagaaggaaggaaaagagcctTCTCCACATGCGCTTCACATATGACGGCAGTGTCAGTCTTCTATGGAACTCTGCTTTTCATGTATCTACAACCTCGAAATAACCATTCATTAGAAACTGATAAAATGGCCTCAGTGTTTTATACACTGGTGATTCCCATGCTGAACCCCATGATCTATAGCCTGAGGAACAAGGATGTGAAGGCTGCCTTGAAGAGATTTCTGACAAATTCGTGCTGTTGA